Proteins from a genomic interval of Canis lupus familiaris isolate Mischka breed German Shepherd chromosome 33, alternate assembly UU_Cfam_GSD_1.0, whole genome shotgun sequence:
- the LOC487977 gene encoding cell surface glycoprotein CD200 receptor 1 isoform X3 codes for MPCAGRTFELWLLLGLTIFCVFASTNTSPVERKQKSITPPVEANTSLSVFVDTRAVLHCPNATSNVLVVTWSVIFRDNTSCIRAYRTDSNKTREKTCTDERISWDSRPDQNFALRINPVAITHEGYYKCEVVTPDGNFCHGHHLQVLVPPKVTLSLGENGTTVCWAVAGKPAAQISWTPTGDCHTVEEQLGNDTVTVQSTCHWEDHQVSEVSCFVSHVTGNKSLSIEMNPGHKSPLNWNIVYIILSTLILFIIIGSILLFKICGCRKCKLGRTETTTVVEEDEMQPYASYTEKNNPLYDTVSKG; via the exons ATGCCCTGTGCGGGGAGGACTTTTGAGCTATGGCTTCTACTAGGTTTGACCATCTTCTGTGTGTTTG CTTCAACAAATACGTCACCTgtggaaagaaagcagaaaagcatCACACCTCCTGTGGAAG ccAACACTTCTCTGTCTGTATTTGTGGATACAAGGGCTGTGCTCCATTGCCCTAATGCCACCTCGAATGTTCTGGTAGTAACATGGTCAGTAATCTTCAGAGACAACACTTCCTGCATCAGAGCCTATAGGACAGATAGCAACAAGACCAGGGAAAAAACTTGTACAGACGAGAGaatatcctgggactccagaccTGATCAGAACTTTGCCCTTCGGATTAATCCCGTGGCCATCACTCATGAAGGATATTACAAGTGTGAAGTGGTCACACCTGATGGGAATTTCTGTCATGGGCATCACCTCCAAGTGTTAG TGCCCCCTAAGGTGACCCTGTCTCTAGGCGAGAATGGAACTACCGTGTGCTGGGCAGTTGCAGGGAAGCCAGCTGCACAGATCTCCTGGACCCCAACGGGAGATTGTCACACTGTGGAAGAACAACTGGGCAATGACACAGTGACCGTGCAGAGTACATGCCACTGGGAGGACCACCAGGTGTCTGAGGTGTCCTGCTTTGTCTCCCATGTGACTGGCAACAAGAGTCTGTCCATTGAGATGAATCCAG GTCACAAATCACCACTAAATTGGAATATTGTATATATCATCCTCTCtactttgattttattcatcATCATAGGTTCCATTTTGCTGTTCAAAATCTGTGGCTGCAG aaaatgcaaattaggaAGAACAGAAACCACTACAGTTGTTGAGGAG GATGAAATGCAGCCCTATGCCAGCTACACAGAAAAGAACAATCCACTCTACGATACTGTGAGCAAGGGATGA
- the LOC487977 gene encoding cell surface glycoprotein CD200 receptor 1 isoform X2: protein MPCAGRTFELWLLLGLTIFCVFECIGTGGESPGTPNNLTQYQTASTNTSPVERKQKSITPPVEANTSLSVFVDTRAVLHCPNATSNVLVVTWSVIFRDNTSCIRAYRTDSNKTREKTCTDERISWDSRPDQNFALRINPVAITHEGYYKCEVVTPDGNFCHGHHLQVLGENGTTVCWAVAGKPAAQISWTPTGDCHTVEEQLGNDTVTVQSTCHWEDHQVSEVSCFVSHVTGNKSLSIEMNPGHKSPLNWNIVYIILSTLILFIIIGSILLFKICGCRKCKLGRTETTTVVEEDEMQPYASYTEKNNPLYDTVSKG from the exons ATGCCCTGTGCGGGGAGGACTTTTGAGCTATGGCTTCTACTAGGTTTGACCATCTTCTGTGTGTTTG AGTGCATAGGTACAGGAGGAGAAAGTCCTGGTACACCAAACAACTTAACACAGTACCAAACGG CTTCAACAAATACGTCACCTgtggaaagaaagcagaaaagcatCACACCTCCTGTGGAAG ccAACACTTCTCTGTCTGTATTTGTGGATACAAGGGCTGTGCTCCATTGCCCTAATGCCACCTCGAATGTTCTGGTAGTAACATGGTCAGTAATCTTCAGAGACAACACTTCCTGCATCAGAGCCTATAGGACAGATAGCAACAAGACCAGGGAAAAAACTTGTACAGACGAGAGaatatcctgggactccagaccTGATCAGAACTTTGCCCTTCGGATTAATCCCGTGGCCATCACTCATGAAGGATATTACAAGTGTGAAGTGGTCACACCTGATGGGAATTTCTGTCATGGGCATCACCTCCAAGTGTTAG GCGAGAATGGAACTACCGTGTGCTGGGCAGTTGCAGGGAAGCCAGCTGCACAGATCTCCTGGACCCCAACGGGAGATTGTCACACTGTGGAAGAACAACTGGGCAATGACACAGTGACCGTGCAGAGTACATGCCACTGGGAGGACCACCAGGTGTCTGAGGTGTCCTGCTTTGTCTCCCATGTGACTGGCAACAAGAGTCTGTCCATTGAGATGAATCCAG GTCACAAATCACCACTAAATTGGAATATTGTATATATCATCCTCTCtactttgattttattcatcATCATAGGTTCCATTTTGCTGTTCAAAATCTGTGGCTGCAG aaaatgcaaattaggaAGAACAGAAACCACTACAGTTGTTGAGGAG GATGAAATGCAGCCCTATGCCAGCTACACAGAAAAGAACAATCCACTCTACGATACTGTGAGCAAGGGATGA
- the LOC487977 gene encoding cell surface glycoprotein CD200 receptor 1 isoform X1, with product MPCAGRTFELWLLLGLTIFCVFECIGTGGESPGTPNNLTQYQTASTNTSPVERKQKSITPPVEANTSLSVFVDTRAVLHCPNATSNVLVVTWSVIFRDNTSCIRAYRTDSNKTREKTCTDERISWDSRPDQNFALRINPVAITHEGYYKCEVVTPDGNFCHGHHLQVLVPPKVTLSLGENGTTVCWAVAGKPAAQISWTPTGDCHTVEEQLGNDTVTVQSTCHWEDHQVSEVSCFVSHVTGNKSLSIEMNPGHKSPLNWNIVYIILSTLILFIIIGSILLFKICGCRKCKLGRTETTTVVEEDEMQPYASYTEKNNPLYDTVSKG from the exons ATGCCCTGTGCGGGGAGGACTTTTGAGCTATGGCTTCTACTAGGTTTGACCATCTTCTGTGTGTTTG AGTGCATAGGTACAGGAGGAGAAAGTCCTGGTACACCAAACAACTTAACACAGTACCAAACGG CTTCAACAAATACGTCACCTgtggaaagaaagcagaaaagcatCACACCTCCTGTGGAAG ccAACACTTCTCTGTCTGTATTTGTGGATACAAGGGCTGTGCTCCATTGCCCTAATGCCACCTCGAATGTTCTGGTAGTAACATGGTCAGTAATCTTCAGAGACAACACTTCCTGCATCAGAGCCTATAGGACAGATAGCAACAAGACCAGGGAAAAAACTTGTACAGACGAGAGaatatcctgggactccagaccTGATCAGAACTTTGCCCTTCGGATTAATCCCGTGGCCATCACTCATGAAGGATATTACAAGTGTGAAGTGGTCACACCTGATGGGAATTTCTGTCATGGGCATCACCTCCAAGTGTTAG TGCCCCCTAAGGTGACCCTGTCTCTAGGCGAGAATGGAACTACCGTGTGCTGGGCAGTTGCAGGGAAGCCAGCTGCACAGATCTCCTGGACCCCAACGGGAGATTGTCACACTGTGGAAGAACAACTGGGCAATGACACAGTGACCGTGCAGAGTACATGCCACTGGGAGGACCACCAGGTGTCTGAGGTGTCCTGCTTTGTCTCCCATGTGACTGGCAACAAGAGTCTGTCCATTGAGATGAATCCAG GTCACAAATCACCACTAAATTGGAATATTGTATATATCATCCTCTCtactttgattttattcatcATCATAGGTTCCATTTTGCTGTTCAAAATCTGTGGCTGCAG aaaatgcaaattaggaAGAACAGAAACCACTACAGTTGTTGAGGAG GATGAAATGCAGCCCTATGCCAGCTACACAGAAAAGAACAATCCACTCTACGATACTGTGAGCAAGGGATGA